In the Syntrophus aciditrophicus SB genome, GACATCCCCAGATTGTTGTAGAGCAGGAAAGAATCGGGCTTGACGGCAATCGCCTTCTGATAGGATTCAATTGCGTCATTGTAGCGATTCTGACGGTCATACATGAAGGCAAAAAGGCCATGGCACTGCCAGAAATCCGGCTTGATCTGAAGAGCCTTTTCCAGATTCTTTCCGGCCTTTTCATAATTTTTCAGGGCGAGGTGAACCCGGGCGATGCCTTCATAGGCCAGGGCGTTTTTCGGATCTTTCTTTTTCATCTCCTCGAAGGTCTTCATGGCTTCATTATTCAGACCACGATTGAGAAGAAGCCGGCCCATTTTGTAGCGCGCGGAACCGGAATCCGAATCGAGACTCAGGGCCTTTTCGTACTGCAGAAAGGCCATATCCATATTGCCCTGACGGATGTAGTTGTCCCCAACCTGTTCATAGCCTTCCGCCTTCATTTCGGGGACCTTGATGGCCAGCTCCTTTTCAAAGGCCATGTCGGCCTCCGCCCTCTGCTGGGCCAGTTCCTGATGGTAGGCCATCTGCTTCATCATGGCCTTCTGAGGATTGTTCGACGTGGCGCAACCCGGAATTCCCAAGGCTGCCGTGGTCACTGTGAGCAGGAGCGCGAGCTTTGTCAAAACGCCGCGGGCACTTGAACGTGAGCTGAAATCCTTCATTAACCCCGATCCTCCGTGAAGACCTTTTTATAGGGAATAAGATCCTTGCCGACCAGAACGCGGACGCGAACGTCTTTTCTGTTTCCATCATTAAGCTTTTTCATATCCACTTCGCCGGGGATGATGGCCGCGATTTCCTGTGCGGTTTGCCGACCGTCCGGGCGATAGCTGACATTGCCTTTGGAATAGTTATAGGAATCGGCGTTTGTAAGCCGCACGACATTGTATCCCTGCTTCTTCAGATACTCGCCTACATTGCGGGCCATGTGGCGCACGCCGTTGCCGTTTGCGACTTCAATGGCGATGTCGGCCTTATTTACGGAATTGGAAGGAATCGTGGCGGATGCGGAAGCCCGGGAAGCGGGCTGATCCGCCAGGGGATTCCGCTGAATCATGTGATTCCTGATGTGACCGTCCAGATCGAAGGAATTCACGGAGACAGCCGCGATTCGAGTCGACGCAGGCGCATCCTGCTGAATGGCGGCAGCCATCTGCGGCTTTTCGGAAAGGGCCAGGGCCATATTCAGGTTGTTGCCGATTTTGCCTCTCATGGCTTCATTTCCCGTCTGTTCAGCCGCTTTGCGGAAGGCCAGAACCGCCTCATTGTAGCGCTTCTGAAGGACATAGGAATAGCCGAGGTTGTTGTAAACATAACCGGCCTGGGGATTCAGCTTCAACGCTTTTTCATAGGCCAGATAGGCGCGGGGGAAATCCTTCAGCGCGTCGCAGGATATTCCGATTCCGTTATACGCCCGGACATCACCGGGATTGATGGCGATAACCTTCCTGAATTCTTCCAGCGCCTCCCGATGCCGGTTCCTGTCCTGATAATGACAGGCAAGCTGATAATGCGCCTCGGCATTGCCCCGGAAGGGCCTTACCTGAGAAAAATATTTCTCCTGAAACGCGTTTTTTTCCGACGTGCATGATGTCAGAAAAAAGGGAAGAAAAAGAACAAGGAAAATGACAAGAGGTTTACAAAGCAAGGGAATCAATTGAATGCGTGTCTTCATGTTCAGCCTCCCTGGAAAATTGAATGTGTATAATGTTATTCAAATTTTATTTTGCTAAATTATCTGCTTATCTGCTGCTCAGTGCGTGGAAAACCTGAATCATCGCGGGTCCCATGATGACGACAAACAGGGACGGGAAAATAAAGAAAATGAGCGGAAACAAAAGTTTGAGAGGAAGCTTCGCCGCCTTTTCTTCCGCCCGCTGGCGCCGCTGAACCCTCATGGAATCGGAATGAACACGGAGCGCCTGACCAATGCTCGTTCCAAACTGATCCGTCTGAATCAAAAGGGTAACAAGGCTCGTCACATCATCAAGTTCCGTCCGGTTGGCCATGTTTCTCAGGGCTTCCCTGCGGGATTTTCCCATGCGCATCTCCATGTTGAGCGTCCTGAATTCATCGGAAATCGGCGGGCAGCTCAGTTTCATTTCCTCACCGACCCGGTTGATCGCCTGATCCAGCCCCATTCCCGCTTCCACGCAGATGACCATCAAATCGAGGGCATCGGGGAAACCCTCCATGATTTTTTCTTTCCGCGCCCCGATTTTCAGACGCAGCCAGAGATTGGGCAGGTAAAAGCCGACCAGAGCGAGGGCCAGGGTAATAATCATTACAGCAAGGGGATTCACGGCGATGCCTGCAAGAAGTTTTGCCATCAGAAACAATGCCGGCAAAAGAACGGCAAGCAGAACCTTGATCCCGAAAAAAAACAAGGTGGCATGCGCTCCCCGGTAGCCGATCCGGGCCAGGGGCTTCTGAAAATTGGCGACCTCATCTTCTTTTTTAGGTTTGACCAGTTCACCTAAACGCCCTGTAATCCTGACGAATAAAGCTCGCAGTTGACGAGCGGGAGAGACATCGCTCCCCGAGTCGAGGTCCATAGAAGGAATTGAAGAGCCTTTCTCTATTTTGTCAAGCAGTTGCGCGTGTTCTCGTACGTACCTGATGTAAAGATAAAGGCCTGTTAAAAAAAGAATCGTGGCGCCAAAAATCATGACCGAGATCAGGATCAGCGTATTCATGGCATCTCTCCTCTCACACCTTGATTTGAATCGTTTTTTTCATGATATAGATGCCCACAGCCATCATGACCAACGAGGTGAAAGCAAGTGCTTTACCGATGGGATCCGTAGCAAGGACCGTGATATACTGGGGATTCATGATGCTCAATGCAAAGGCGACGAAAAAGGGAATCGCCACAAGGATAATGGCCGATAAACGGCCTTCCGCCGACAGGGTCCGGATGGTGCCCATCAGTTTAAACCGTTCACGGATGATGCGGGCGATACTTTCCAGAATTTCCGCGAGATTTCCCCCCGATTCCCGCTGAATCATAACGGCAATGGCAAAAAATTTCAGGTCAGAGGATGAGTCAAACCGGTTTGCAAGGTTCCGCAGGGCTTCCTCAACGCCCACGCCGAAGTTCGTTTCCTCCACAACCTTGGCAAACTCGATTCCGATCGGGTCATCAAATTCCTTGGCCACCATCTGAATCCCGCCGGGAAAGGCGTGCCCGGCCTTGAGGGCGCGAGCCATGAGGTCCAGGGCATCGGGAAGCTGTGCATCGAATTTTTTCATCCGGCTGTTCTTTTTCATAATAAGGAATAGGAAGGGCAGGTAGCTCATCGCCAGACCCGCAGGAACCGCCACAAGGAAGGTTTTTGTTAAGGCGTGGAATATTAATGTTCCTACAAAAAAGAGCAGAAGCGCGGCCAGAATGTAAACACTCATGGTGTAAGGCGCTCTGGCCTGTTCGATAAGGCGGTCGGTCGGCAGCAGGCGAGGGATCTTCTGCAGCAGCTCGTTAAGCCAGGGAACACTGCTCAATTCTCTGGTCTTACGCGTAATGTCGAAATCATCATAGGCAAGTTGCTCCTTCTGGCGTGACAGCATCTTCAACTGCTGGTTGATCCGTTTCTTCTCCGGATTAGTTCGCCAGGAAATGAGAAAAACAAATCCTTCCACAACGGCGACTACACTGATAAAGATGATGACAAACGGAAGAAAGTCCATATCCATCCCCCTTACAGTTCCATCACTTTATTGGAAAAAAACAGCTCGTTCGGAATGGGAATGCCCATAGACTTGAAGCGTTCAAGGAACTTGGGCAGAATCGGGCTGACCTCAAACCGTCCTTTGACCTGGCCTTTGGCATCCACGCCGGTCTGCTTGAAACTGAAGATCTCCTGCATGGTGATGACGTTGCCTTCCATACCGGTGATTTCCTGGAGGCTGACCAGCTTTCGACTGCCGTCCACCAGACGGGCCACCTGAATGATGACGTCCAAGGCCGAGCTGACATAACGGCGGATCGCGTCATTCGGGATATTCAGGCCGGACATGGCGACCAGGGTCTCCATGCGGAGCAGGGCGTCGCGCGGGGTGTTGGCGTGAATCGTCGTCAGGGAGCCGTCATGGCCGGTGTTCATGGCCTGAAGCATGTCCAGCACTTCGGCGGAGCGGACTTCGCCGACAATGATCCGGTCCGGCCGCATACGCAGACTGTTCCGAACCAGATCGCGTTGGGTGACTTCCCCCTTTCCTTCGATGTTTTCCGGCCGCGTTTCCAGACGGACAACGTGTTCCTGCTTGAGCTGAAGTTCGGCGGAATCCTCGATGGTGACGATTCGCTCGTTGGATGGAATGAACCGGGAAAGGACATTGAGCATCGTGGTTTTCCCCGTACCGGTTCCACCGGAAATCAGGACATTCAGCCGGGAGGCGACAATCCCCTTGATGAGTTCAGCTATTTCCGGGGTGAGGGTGCGCAGAGTGATAAGATCATCCATTTCAAGAGGATCGGCGGAGAACCGGCGGATTGAAAGCATGGGGCCGTCGATGGCCAGCGGAGGGATGATGGCATTGACACGGGATCCGTCGGCAAGACGGGCGTCCACCATGGGGCAGGATTCGTCGATGCGCCTCCCGACGTTGGAAACGATGCGATCGATGATCTTTTTCAGATGGGCGTTGTCTTTGAAGCGGGAGTCGGTGAGATGCAGCTTGCCGAAGCGCTCCACATAAATGTGATCATGCGCGTTGACGAGAATATCCGTTACCGTGGGATCCTGCATCAGGGGTTCGATCGGGCCGAGTCCCAGCACCTCGTCCTGGACTTCCTGACAGAACCTTGCCTTTTCCTCGGCATTCATGGGTATGGCAAATTCATCTTCCGCCAGGATCCTTTCGATGATCCGGCCGATTTCCTGCTTCAGGCGTGTGGGATCGAGCGTTTCGATCAGGGAAAGATCGAGAATTTCAATGAGCCGGTCATGGACCTTGGCTTTCAGCTCATTCAACTGCTGGGAAAAGACATCAGGTTTCCCCGTTTTGAGCAATTGCACGAATGCCATGGATAAGTCCTCCTTTAAATTCCTTTATAATTCAGCTTTTGAAAAGATTGTTTACAAAAAGTGACAGTTTCCCTTTTTTGATTGGAGCCGACAATTCCTTTGATTTGCTTTCCCTTTTTTCTCTTTCGGCGACCAGGGCTGCCAGTTCGTTGAATTTTTGACAGATTTCGGATTTGTTGTCGATCGCCGCAATGGGTTTCCCCTGATTGATGGCGCTCATGGTATTACGATAATCGTTTGGGAAGGTGAAATAGACCGTCTTCCTCAGGGACGATTCGATTTCCTTCTGGGAAATTTCCGCACTCTTAAGTGAACGGTTGGCGACGATCTCCACAGAATCGTCGGAGGGATAACCCAGTCCATGGAAGGTTTCCAGAATCCGCTTCAGATTGATGATGCAGGGAAGGCTGGCGATGAAGACCAGCAGAGTCAAGTCGGAGATCTTCATAATAGCCTTGGTGTTGTCGTCCAGGGACTGTCCACTGTCCAGAATGACATAGTCGAACATCGATTGCATAAGCCGCAGCATCGTCTCTATCACATGGGGGTTGGTTCTGTAACCCTCGGTAAGGCGAATGGGGGAGGGCAGAACATGAACTCCCGTTTCGTGCCTTGTCAATGTGCTCATCATGTAGGTGGCATCGAGGCGGTCGATGTTTTTGGCGACATCGACCCAGTCGAAGGCGGATTCGATACCGAGGAACATGGAGACTTCTCCGAATGAAGAATTCATGTCCAGCAGGGCAACCCTGGGCTTTTCTTTACGTGCGGCAAGGCTGACCGCGAGATT is a window encoding:
- a CDS encoding tetratricopeptide repeat protein: MKDFSSRSSARGVLTKLALLLTVTTAALGIPGCATSNNPQKAMMKQMAYHQELAQQRAEADMAFEKELAIKVPEMKAEGYEQVGDNYIRQGNMDMAFLQYEKALSLDSDSGSARYKMGRLLLNRGLNNEAMKTFEEMKKKDPKNALAYEGIARVHLALKNYEKAGKNLEKALQIKPDFWQCHGLFAFMYDRQNRYNDAIESYQKAIAVKPDSFLLYNNLGMSYYMMGEYGKSVEAYTKALRINEKVPATYNNLGMALGKLGRFDDAMNAFKRAGDEASACNNLGMIYMADKKYEKALTAFEKAIELKPTFYVKASENMAKAKAAMKNTPSTP
- a CDS encoding LytR C-terminal domain-containing protein, translating into MKTRIQLIPLLCKPLVIFLVLFLPFFLTSCTSEKNAFQEKYFSQVRPFRGNAEAHYQLACHYQDRNRHREALEEFRKVIAINPGDVRAYNGIGISCDALKDFPRAYLAYEKALKLNPQAGYVYNNLGYSYVLQKRYNEAVLAFRKAAEQTGNEAMRGKIGNNLNMALALSEKPQMAAAIQQDAPASTRIAAVSVNSFDLDGHIRNHMIQRNPLADQPASRASASATIPSNSVNKADIAIEVANGNGVRHMARNVGEYLKKQGYNVVRLTNADSYNYSKGNVSYRPDGRQTAQEIAAIIPGEVDMKKLNDGNRKDVRVRVLVGKDLIPYKKVFTEDRG
- a CDS encoding type II secretion system F family protein encodes the protein MNTLILISVMIFGATILFLTGLYLYIRYVREHAQLLDKIEKGSSIPSMDLDSGSDVSPARQLRALFVRITGRLGELVKPKKEDEVANFQKPLARIGYRGAHATLFFFGIKVLLAVLLPALFLMAKLLAGIAVNPLAVMIITLALALVGFYLPNLWLRLKIGARKEKIMEGFPDALDLMVICVEAGMGLDQAINRVGEEMKLSCPPISDEFRTLNMEMRMGKSRREALRNMANRTELDDVTSLVTLLIQTDQFGTSIGQALRVHSDSMRVQRRQRAEEKAAKLPLKLLFPLIFFIFPSLFVVIMGPAMIQVFHALSSR
- a CDS encoding type II secretion system F family protein, with product MDFLPFVIIFISVVAVVEGFVFLISWRTNPEKKRINQQLKMLSRQKEQLAYDDFDITRKTRELSSVPWLNELLQKIPRLLPTDRLIEQARAPYTMSVYILAALLLFFVGTLIFHALTKTFLVAVPAGLAMSYLPFLFLIMKKNSRMKKFDAQLPDALDLMARALKAGHAFPGGIQMVAKEFDDPIGIEFAKVVEETNFGVGVEEALRNLANRFDSSSDLKFFAIAVMIQRESGGNLAEILESIARIIRERFKLMGTIRTLSAEGRLSAIILVAIPFFVAFALSIMNPQYITVLATDPIGKALAFTSLVMMAVGIYIMKKTIQIKV
- a CDS encoding CpaF family protein; translated protein: MAFVQLLKTGKPDVFSQQLNELKAKVHDRLIEILDLSLIETLDPTRLKQEIGRIIERILAEDEFAIPMNAEEKARFCQEVQDEVLGLGPIEPLMQDPTVTDILVNAHDHIYVERFGKLHLTDSRFKDNAHLKKIIDRIVSNVGRRIDESCPMVDARLADGSRVNAIIPPLAIDGPMLSIRRFSADPLEMDDLITLRTLTPEIAELIKGIVASRLNVLISGGTGTGKTTMLNVLSRFIPSNERIVTIEDSAELQLKQEHVVRLETRPENIEGKGEVTQRDLVRNSLRMRPDRIIVGEVRSAEVLDMLQAMNTGHDGSLTTIHANTPRDALLRMETLVAMSGLNIPNDAIRRYVSSALDVIIQVARLVDGSRKLVSLQEITGMEGNVITMQEIFSFKQTGVDAKGQVKGRFEVSPILPKFLERFKSMGIPIPNELFFSNKVMEL
- a CDS encoding AAA family ATPase, which gives rise to MPLRTLSVKIMAKATETERKLKEILSSVEGFSVLNDDYSEMSDILILEVVDPPEKDFQFANVAQKTGRARAIFLTSSITQPEILLEAFKLGIKGFFPQPLDKKYVREALINYRGSWQESPTARTEEPEVELGQIVNFFGSKGGVGTTTLAVNLAVSLAARKEKPRVALLDMNSSFGEVSMFLGIESAFDWVDVAKNIDRLDATYMMSTLTRHETGVHVLPSPIRLTEGYRTNPHVIETMLRLMQSMFDYVILDSGQSLDDNTKAIMKISDLTLLVFIASLPCIINLKRILETFHGLGYPSDDSVEIVANRSLKSAEISQKEIESSLRKTVYFTFPNDYRNTMSAINQGKPIAAIDNKSEICQKFNELAALVAEREKRESKSKELSAPIKKGKLSLFVNNLFKS